A single Microbacterium sulfonylureivorans DNA region contains:
- a CDS encoding FAD-dependent monooxygenase: MQFHHHGYVSGEPRVQDAAGTGIDRPADLPDEMDVLIVGSGPAGMLLAAQMSQFPDVTTRIIERRDGRLVLGQADGIQPRSVETFQAFGFAERIVAEAYNIAYMNFWGPDPENPGDIVRTARTEDYGLKISEFPHLIVNQARVLDYFAEAAAHGPARVAPDYGVEFVGLTVHDEGDHPVEVRVRHTAGERAGEERTVRAKYVVGCDGARSGVRAAIGRQHVGGISAHAWGVMDVLVNTDFPDWRIKCAITSRAGSILHIPREGGYLSRMYIDLGAVAADDDHRVRQTPIEEIIRRANDILHPYSIDVKEVAWHSVYEVGHRVTDGFDDVSEGTGRDPRVFLTGDACHTHSAKAGQGMNVSMQDGFNLGWKLGHVLTGLSPSSLLSTYSAERMPVAQQLIDFDKEWSALMARKPEEITDAQDLATYYLATAEFPSGFMTQYGPSTIVADAAHQSLAPGFPLGKRFTSVEVTRVCDGNAVHLGHHAKADGRWRIYAFADGPAAGDDSALAAWAQWLTSAESPVVRFTPAGADADAVFDVKAIYQQRFDDVDISLVPAAFLPRTGPLGLTDWEKVYAAAPSTWARADIFAERELSRDGVVVVVRPDQYVAAVLPLTATQELADFFAGSLIDQRAMAEPDR; encoded by the coding sequence ATGCAGTTCCACCACCACGGGTACGTCTCCGGAGAGCCGCGCGTGCAGGACGCCGCCGGCACCGGCATCGACCGGCCCGCCGACCTCCCCGACGAGATGGACGTCCTCATCGTCGGATCGGGTCCCGCCGGCATGCTCCTCGCCGCTCAGATGTCGCAGTTCCCAGACGTCACCACCCGCATCATCGAGCGCCGCGACGGCCGGCTCGTTCTCGGGCAGGCCGACGGCATCCAGCCCCGCAGCGTCGAGACGTTCCAGGCATTCGGGTTCGCCGAGCGCATCGTCGCCGAGGCGTACAACATCGCCTACATGAACTTCTGGGGGCCCGACCCCGAGAACCCGGGCGACATCGTCCGCACCGCGCGCACCGAGGACTACGGCCTGAAGATCAGCGAGTTCCCGCACCTCATCGTCAACCAGGCGCGCGTGCTCGACTACTTCGCCGAAGCGGCCGCGCACGGCCCTGCCCGCGTCGCTCCCGACTATGGCGTCGAGTTCGTCGGCCTCACCGTCCACGACGAGGGCGACCACCCGGTCGAGGTCCGCGTGCGGCACACGGCGGGGGAGCGCGCGGGCGAGGAGCGCACCGTTCGGGCGAAGTACGTCGTCGGGTGCGACGGAGCTCGCAGCGGCGTGCGCGCGGCGATCGGCCGCCAGCACGTCGGCGGCATCTCCGCGCACGCCTGGGGGGTCATGGACGTCCTCGTGAACACCGACTTCCCCGACTGGCGCATCAAGTGCGCGATCACCTCGCGGGCCGGCAGCATCCTCCACATTCCGCGCGAGGGCGGCTACCTCAGCCGCATGTACATCGACCTGGGCGCCGTCGCGGCCGACGACGACCACCGTGTGCGCCAGACGCCCATCGAAGAGATCATCCGCCGGGCGAACGACATCCTCCACCCCTACTCGATCGATGTGAAGGAGGTGGCGTGGCACAGCGTGTACGAGGTGGGGCACCGCGTCACCGACGGGTTCGACGACGTCTCCGAGGGGACGGGCCGCGACCCCCGCGTCTTCCTCACCGGTGACGCGTGCCACACGCACAGCGCCAAGGCGGGGCAGGGCATGAACGTCTCGATGCAGGACGGGTTCAACCTGGGCTGGAAGCTCGGCCACGTCCTCACCGGGCTCAGCCCGTCGTCGCTGCTGTCGACCTACTCGGCGGAGCGCATGCCGGTGGCGCAGCAGCTCATCGACTTCGACAAGGAGTGGTCGGCGCTCATGGCACGCAAGCCGGAGGAGATCACCGATGCGCAGGACCTCGCGACGTACTACCTCGCGACGGCGGAGTTCCCGTCGGGATTCATGACGCAGTACGGCCCGTCGACGATCGTGGCGGATGCCGCGCACCAGAGCCTGGCCCCGGGATTCCCACTCGGCAAGCGGTTCACGTCCGTCGAGGTGACCCGTGTCTGCGACGGCAACGCCGTGCACCTCGGGCACCATGCGAAGGCCGACGGGCGGTGGCGCATCTACGCGTTCGCCGACGGGCCGGCGGCCGGCGACGACTCGGCGCTGGCCGCATGGGCGCAGTGGCTGACCTCGGCCGAGTCGCCCGTCGTTCGCTTCACGCCGGCGGGGGCCGACGCCGACGCCGTGTTCGACGTCAAGGCGATCTATCAGCAGCGCTTCGACGACGTCGACATCTCGCTCGTGCCGGCCGCCTTCCTCCCGCGCACCGGGCCGCTCGGTCTCACCGACTGGGAGAAGGTCTACGCGGCCGCGCCCAGCACCTGGGCGCGCGCCGACATCTTCGCCGAGCGCGAGCTCTCGCGCGACGGAGTGGTCGTCGTCGTGCGCCCCGATCAGTACGTCGCCGCGGTCCTGCCGCTCACCGCGACGCAGGAGCTCGCGGACTTCTTCGCCGGATCCCTGATCGATCAGCGAGCGATGGCGGAGCCCGACCGCTGA
- a CDS encoding IclR family transcriptional regulator produces the protein MADQKAPASQTLSRGIRILEVLADAREPLTIDEIARRLDVHRSVAYRLLRTLEDHGLIARDGTGRIALGARMAALAAGVAHDLQAEALPELTDVANELGMTCFLSVLDHDECVTLASVEPRHAVASVAQRPGTRHPVTLGAPGKAILSLVPAASWPDGADAHLREEVADAAPRGWFESHDEVIPSLRSVAVPLVVRGRGPAAIAVVYLASRHDTAEIARRLERSAAVIRLALGD, from the coding sequence GTGGCGGACCAGAAGGCGCCCGCGTCGCAGACGCTGAGCCGCGGCATCCGGATCCTCGAAGTGCTCGCCGACGCCCGCGAGCCGCTCACGATCGACGAGATCGCCCGGCGCCTCGACGTGCACCGATCCGTCGCGTACCGGCTGCTGCGCACCCTCGAGGACCACGGGCTCATCGCGCGCGACGGCACCGGCCGCATCGCCCTCGGCGCGCGCATGGCCGCCCTCGCGGCGGGCGTCGCGCACGATCTCCAGGCCGAGGCGCTCCCCGAGCTGACCGACGTCGCCAACGAGCTCGGCATGACCTGCTTCCTCAGCGTGCTCGACCACGACGAGTGCGTCACGCTCGCGAGCGTCGAGCCGCGGCACGCGGTCGCGTCCGTCGCCCAGCGGCCGGGGACGCGGCATCCGGTCACTCTCGGGGCCCCCGGCAAGGCGATCCTGTCACTCGTGCCCGCAGCGTCGTGGCCCGACGGCGCCGATGCGCATCTGCGCGAGGAGGTGGCGGATGCCGCTCCCCGCGGCTGGTTCGAGAGCCACGACGAGGTCATCCCCAGCCTGCGATCGGTCGCCGTGCCCCTCGTCGTGCGCGGACGCGGCCCCGCGGCGATCGCCGTCGTCTACCTCGCGAGCCGGCACGACACGGCCGAGATCGCGAGGCGGCTGGAGCGCTCCGCCGCGGTCATCCGCCTGGCGCTCGGCGACTGA
- a CDS encoding thiamine pyrophosphate-binding protein → MPTVSAHVALTLARHIDHVFGVMGNGNAYFLDALERSTDVAFTAVRHEAGGVVAADAFHRASGRLAAATATYGAGFTNTLTALAEAVQAHVPLVLVVGDEPTSGPRPWDVDQIALASAVGARTYTVGRADAAATTVIAIEHALTYRVPTVLAIPYDVAARDAGPVPEAPEPRIPGPLTPAGPFAEGAVADIAAALAGASRPFLLAGRGAWISGASGALGELADLTGALTASTALGRGVFPRGEFDLGVTGGFGAEGAMELVRRADVAVVFGASLNQFTMRFGDLFAPGTRVFQIDVAPAATHPHVGGFVRGDAATVAGSLIRGLRDRGTEPTGWRESVDVAGARRYDEGVELAADGRLDPRAVAARIGALLPEDRVVVSDGGHFIGWANMFWPVASPDRMMMVGTAFQSIGLGFPSVAGAALARPEATVVLTTGDGGGLMALADLESAVRVAGGRGMAVVWNDAAYGAEVNLYGLKGLAKAPMLIPEVDFAALAAGVGAEGVVVRTLADLERLASWTAEDAASRPFLLLDCRISGTVVAPYQEEIIRVNS, encoded by the coding sequence ATGCCCACCGTGTCCGCGCACGTCGCCCTCACCCTCGCCCGCCACATCGACCATGTGTTCGGGGTCATGGGCAACGGCAACGCGTACTTCCTCGACGCCCTCGAGCGGTCCACCGACGTCGCCTTCACGGCGGTCCGGCACGAGGCCGGCGGCGTCGTCGCCGCCGATGCCTTCCACCGCGCGTCGGGCCGACTCGCCGCGGCCACCGCGACGTACGGCGCGGGCTTCACGAACACCCTCACCGCGCTCGCCGAGGCCGTGCAGGCGCACGTCCCGCTCGTGCTCGTGGTCGGCGACGAGCCGACATCGGGCCCGCGCCCGTGGGACGTCGACCAGATCGCCCTCGCTTCCGCGGTCGGCGCCCGCACGTACACGGTCGGGCGAGCGGATGCCGCGGCCACCACCGTCATCGCGATCGAGCACGCCCTGACCTACCGCGTGCCGACGGTGCTCGCGATCCCCTACGACGTCGCGGCGCGCGACGCAGGCCCGGTGCCCGAGGCGCCGGAGCCGCGGATCCCCGGCCCGCTGACGCCCGCCGGCCCCTTCGCAGAGGGCGCCGTCGCGGATATCGCCGCGGCGCTCGCGGGAGCATCGCGCCCGTTCCTGCTGGCGGGTCGCGGGGCGTGGATCTCGGGCGCGAGCGGCGCTCTCGGCGAGCTGGCCGACCTCACGGGGGCGCTCACCGCGTCGACCGCGCTCGGCAGGGGCGTGTTCCCCCGCGGCGAGTTCGACCTCGGCGTGACCGGCGGGTTCGGCGCCGAGGGCGCCATGGAACTCGTCCGCCGGGCCGACGTCGCGGTCGTGTTCGGAGCGTCCCTGAACCAGTTCACGATGCGCTTCGGCGACCTGTTCGCACCCGGCACCCGCGTGTTCCAGATCGACGTCGCTCCGGCGGCGACGCATCCCCATGTCGGCGGCTTCGTGCGGGGGGATGCCGCGACCGTCGCAGGCTCGCTGATCCGGGGTCTGCGCGACCGGGGCACGGAGCCGACCGGCTGGCGCGAGTCGGTCGACGTCGCCGGCGCCCGACGCTACGACGAGGGAGTCGAGCTCGCGGCGGACGGACGCCTCGACCCGCGCGCCGTGGCCGCCCGGATCGGCGCCCTGCTGCCCGAGGACCGTGTCGTCGTGTCGGACGGCGGCCACTTCATCGGCTGGGCGAACATGTTCTGGCCGGTCGCCTCGCCCGACCGCATGATGATGGTCGGCACGGCGTTCCAATCGATCGGCCTCGGGTTCCCGTCGGTGGCGGGCGCCGCTCTGGCCCGTCCCGAGGCGACCGTCGTGCTGACGACGGGCGACGGCGGCGGGCTCATGGCCCTTGCCGACCTCGAGTCCGCGGTGCGCGTCGCGGGAGGACGCGGCATGGCCGTGGTCTGGAACGACGCCGCCTACGGCGCCGAGGTCAACCTCTACGGGCTCAAGGGGCTCGCGAAGGCGCCGATGCTCATCCCCGAGGTCGACTTCGCCGCGCTCGCCGCCGGCGTCGGCGCTGAGGGCGTCGTCGTGCGAACCCTGGCCGACCTCGAGCGCCTGGCGTCGTGGACCGCGGAGGACGCGGCATCCCGCCCCTTCCTCCTCCTCGACTGCCGCATCTCGGGCACCGTGGTGGCCCCGTACCAGGAGGAGATCATCCGCGTGAACTCGTAG
- a CDS encoding enoyl-CoA hydratase/isomerase family protein — MITLKVGDDVAEIVLNAPEKLNALSLDAIGELDAAYAEAEASGVRALVLRGEGRAFCAGRDISGVDPATDDVTGYLGAVEALMRRMAAFPAPTFAAVQGACLGVGLGLAIATDVVYVSETAKVGSPFVNIGAMLDSGGHALLYERLGAHRALDLIYTGDLLSGAEAVAAGLFSRAMPTGELQEFTRERAARAATGPTQAFLASKHLIDRLRDERLWRVVAEENRGQAELRDTADYREGFAAFQAKRTPGFTGS; from the coding sequence GTGATCACGCTGAAGGTGGGCGACGACGTCGCCGAGATCGTCCTGAACGCTCCCGAGAAGCTCAACGCCCTCTCGCTCGACGCGATCGGCGAGCTGGATGCCGCGTACGCCGAGGCCGAGGCATCCGGTGTCCGTGCCCTCGTGCTCCGCGGCGAGGGCCGCGCGTTCTGCGCGGGACGCGACATCTCCGGCGTCGATCCCGCGACCGACGACGTCACCGGGTATCTCGGCGCGGTCGAGGCGCTCATGCGGCGCATGGCGGCGTTCCCCGCCCCGACCTTCGCCGCCGTCCAGGGCGCATGCCTCGGGGTCGGGCTCGGCCTCGCGATCGCGACGGACGTCGTCTACGTGTCCGAGACCGCGAAGGTCGGCTCGCCCTTCGTGAACATCGGGGCGATGCTCGACTCGGGTGGCCATGCGCTGCTGTACGAGCGGCTCGGCGCCCACCGCGCCCTCGACCTCATCTACACCGGCGATCTGCTGTCGGGTGCCGAGGCGGTGGCCGCGGGCCTGTTCAGCCGGGCGATGCCGACCGGCGAGCTGCAGGAGTTCACGCGCGAGCGGGCGGCGCGTGCGGCGACCGGTCCGACCCAGGCGTTCCTCGCGTCCAAGCACCTGATCGACCGCCTCCGCGACGAGCGCCTGTGGCGCGTGGTGGCGGAGGAGAACCGCGGCCAGGCCGAGCTGCGCGACACCGCCGACTACCGCGAGGGCTTCGCCGCGTTCCAAGCCAAGCGCACGCCCGGCTTCACGGGTTCCTGA
- the paaE gene encoding 1,2-phenylacetyl-CoA epoxidase subunit PaaE, translated as MAADASAPSAEGSVREAPEPQAIAEALLASAVGGPSTPTRRRTRFHTLRVAEVRPLTDAAVEVTFDVPAELQGEFDYLAGQHVALRAVVDGHEVRRSYSLCRPPVPGSMSVAIKRDLGGRFSTWAQSELRPGDEIDVMSPQGTFTSTLAELDGAHVAGIAAGSGITPLMALAATVLARSESSRFTLVYTNRSTSDVMFLEDLADLKDRYPSRLALHHVLSREQRAAPLLSGRIDEPRLRRILDALVLPDTVDEWFLCGPFELVQLCRDTLADIGVAPEHVRYELFTTGEGGRVEAPSGRPVEVRADEPVHRIEVTLDGQSASVESPVAAHESILNAALRVRPDAPFACAGGVCGTCRARLVEGSVTMTENYALEPDELERGYILTCQSHPTTDRVVVDYDV; from the coding sequence ATGGCCGCCGACGCCTCCGCGCCCTCCGCCGAGGGCTCCGTCCGGGAGGCCCCCGAACCGCAGGCGATCGCCGAGGCGCTGCTCGCGAGCGCGGTGGGCGGTCCGTCGACGCCGACCCGGCGCCGTACCCGGTTCCACACGCTCCGTGTCGCCGAGGTGCGGCCGCTGACGGATGCCGCCGTCGAGGTCACGTTCGACGTCCCCGCCGAGCTGCAGGGCGAGTTCGACTACCTCGCCGGGCAGCACGTCGCGCTGCGCGCCGTCGTCGACGGACACGAAGTGCGCCGGTCGTACTCGCTGTGCCGGCCCCCCGTGCCGGGCTCGATGAGCGTCGCGATCAAGCGCGACCTCGGCGGGCGCTTCTCGACCTGGGCCCAGTCCGAGCTCCGCCCCGGCGACGAGATCGACGTGATGAGCCCGCAGGGCACGTTCACCTCCACGCTCGCCGAGCTCGACGGCGCGCACGTCGCGGGCATCGCGGCCGGCTCGGGGATCACGCCGCTCATGGCGCTCGCCGCCACGGTGCTCGCGCGCTCCGAGTCGTCGCGTTTCACGCTCGTCTACACGAACCGCTCCACCAGCGACGTGATGTTCCTCGAAGACCTCGCCGACCTCAAGGACCGCTACCCGTCGCGCCTCGCGCTGCACCACGTGCTCTCGCGCGAGCAGCGTGCGGCACCGCTGCTGTCGGGGCGCATCGACGAGCCGCGGCTGCGCCGGATCCTCGACGCGCTCGTCCTCCCCGACACCGTCGACGAATGGTTCCTCTGCGGCCCGTTCGAGCTGGTCCAGCTGTGTCGCGACACCCTGGCCGACATCGGCGTCGCGCCGGAGCACGTGCGCTACGAGCTGTTCACGACCGGCGAGGGCGGCCGCGTCGAAGCGCCGTCGGGCCGGCCCGTCGAGGTCAGGGCCGATGAGCCGGTGCACCGCATCGAGGTGACGCTCGACGGCCAGTCCGCGTCGGTGGAGAGTCCCGTCGCCGCGCACGAGTCGATCCTCAACGCCGCGCTGCGGGTGCGGCCGGACGCCCCGTTCGCGTGCGCCGGCGGCGTGTGCGGCACGTGTCGTGCGCGCCTCGTCGAGGGGTCGGTCACGATGACCGAGAACTATGCGCTCGAACCCGACGAGCTGGAGCGCGGGTACATCCTCACGTGCCAGTCCCACCCCACGACCGACCGGGTCGTCGTCGACTACGACGTCTAG
- the paaD gene encoding 1,2-phenylacetyl-CoA epoxidase subunit PaaD encodes MVTLAERQTRAAETATAARAWRIAAAVPDPEVPVLSIEDLGVLRDVAVDGDRVTVTITPTYSGCPAMDTIRDDVVLALTDAGFGTVEVRLTLSPAWTTDWMSDVGKEKLRAYGIAAPTGRAAASGPIRLQLSVKCPRCGSLDTKELARFGSTSCKSLYECRACLEPFDYFKVH; translated from the coding sequence ATGGTGACCCTCGCCGAACGGCAGACCCGCGCAGCGGAGACGGCCACGGCGGCCCGCGCGTGGCGGATCGCCGCCGCCGTGCCGGATCCCGAGGTCCCGGTCCTCAGCATCGAGGACCTCGGTGTGCTGCGCGACGTCGCGGTGGACGGCGACCGCGTGACGGTGACGATCACACCCACGTATTCGGGCTGCCCCGCGATGGACACGATCCGAGACGACGTCGTGCTCGCCCTCACCGACGCCGGGTTCGGGACGGTCGAGGTGCGCCTCACGCTGTCACCCGCATGGACGACGGATTGGATGAGCGACGTCGGCAAGGAGAAGCTCCGCGCGTACGGCATCGCCGCGCCGACCGGTCGGGCCGCGGCATCCGGACCGATCAGACTGCAGCTATCCGTGAAGTGCCCGCGCTGCGGATCGCTCGACACGAAGGAGCTCGCCCGCTTCGGCTCGACCTCGTGCAAGTCGCTCTACGAGTGCCGCGCATGCCTCGAGCCCTTCGACTACTTCAAGGTGCACTGA
- the paaC gene encoding 1,2-phenylacetyl-CoA epoxidase subunit PaaC, whose translation MSVIDPHGEVTVDRIELSAELAGEGGQAATADVAEYALRLGDDALILAQQLGAWIARAPELEEDVALGNIALDLLGHARSFLRYAGTFDGRTEDDLAYWRDEPEFRCAWLFEQPNGDFAQTIARQLAASVFQFELYTALQRSTDTTFAAIAAKAVKEVDYHRDHAVQWTLRLAGGTDESRARMIRAVGDVWPYVDELFRDDPLIDRLEGAAVRPSSLRAAFDAVIAAVFAEAELDVPAGFVSSGGGRDGRHFATLGFLLAEMQVLARQHPGATW comes from the coding sequence GTGAGCGTCATCGACCCCCACGGCGAGGTCACCGTCGACCGCATCGAGCTCTCGGCGGAGCTCGCCGGCGAGGGCGGGCAGGCCGCCACGGCGGACGTCGCCGAATACGCCCTCCGGCTGGGCGACGACGCGCTCATCCTCGCCCAGCAGCTCGGTGCCTGGATCGCCCGCGCGCCCGAGCTCGAGGAGGACGTCGCCCTCGGAAACATCGCCCTCGACCTGCTCGGCCACGCCCGGTCGTTCCTCCGCTACGCGGGCACGTTCGACGGTCGCACCGAGGACGACCTGGCGTACTGGCGCGACGAGCCGGAGTTCCGCTGCGCGTGGCTCTTCGAACAGCCCAACGGCGACTTCGCGCAGACGATCGCCCGCCAGCTGGCGGCATCCGTCTTCCAGTTCGAGCTGTACACCGCGCTGCAGCGGTCGACCGACACGACCTTCGCCGCGATCGCGGCGAAAGCCGTGAAAGAGGTCGACTACCACCGCGACCACGCCGTGCAGTGGACGCTGCGCCTCGCCGGCGGCACCGACGAGTCGCGCGCGCGCATGATCCGCGCGGTCGGCGACGTCTGGCCGTACGTCGACGAGCTCTTCCGCGACGACCCGCTGATCGATCGGCTGGAAGGGGCCGCGGTCCGTCCGTCGTCGTTGCGCGCGGCCTTCGACGCGGTCATCGCCGCGGTGTTCGCGGAGGCCGAGCTGGACGTGCCCGCGGGGTTCGTCTCGTCGGGCGGCGGACGCGATGGCCGTCACTTCGCCACGCTCGGCTTTCTCCTCGCCGAGATGCAGGTGCTCGCACGACAGCACCCGGGGGCGACATGGTGA
- the paaB gene encoding 1,2-phenylacetyl-CoA epoxidase subunit PaaB, with amino-acid sequence MTTPGASPRETWPLWEVFVRANRGLSHVHAGSLHAPDAEFALRNARDLYTRRGEGTSVWVVPADAITTSDPDSKGAFFESPAGKNYRHAVYYTASEGVPHL; translated from the coding sequence ATGACGACCCCCGGCGCATCCCCGCGCGAGACCTGGCCCCTGTGGGAGGTGTTCGTGCGCGCGAACCGCGGACTCAGCCACGTGCACGCCGGATCCCTGCATGCCCCCGATGCCGAGTTCGCGCTGCGCAACGCGCGAGACCTGTACACGCGCCGTGGCGAGGGCACGTCGGTGTGGGTCGTTCCCGCTGACGCGATCACGACGAGCGACCCCGATTCGAAAGGCGCGTTCTTCGAGAGCCCCGCGGGCAAGAACTACCGTCACGCGGTGTACTACACCGCGTCGGAGGGGGTGCCGCACCTGTGA
- the paaA gene encoding 1,2-phenylacetyl-CoA epoxidase subunit PaaA — protein sequence MMTTAPDLAVAQPDEAAEQATFDALIAAEQRIEPRDWMPAAYRKTLIRQISQHAHSEIIGMQPEGNWITRAPSLKRKAILMAKVQDEAGHGLYLYSAAQTLGITRDEMTEQLIEGRAKYSSIFNYPTPSWADMGAIGWLVDGAAICNQVPLCRASYGPYGRAMVRICKEESFHQRQGFEILLALMQGSPAQRRMAQESVDRWYWPSLMMFGPPDDESPNSAQSMAWKIKRFSNDELRQRFIGMLVPQAEVLGVTLPDPELRWDEAAQRWHTSEIDWTEFHEVLRGRGPMNAERLRNRRNAHEDGAWVREAAAEYARKEAARVEGKVA from the coding sequence ATGATGACCACCGCACCCGACCTCGCCGTGGCTCAGCCCGACGAGGCCGCCGAGCAGGCGACGTTCGACGCGCTCATCGCGGCCGAGCAGCGCATCGAGCCGCGCGACTGGATGCCCGCGGCCTATCGCAAGACGCTGATCCGCCAGATCTCGCAGCACGCGCACTCCGAGATCATCGGCATGCAGCCCGAGGGCAACTGGATCACCCGGGCGCCGAGCCTCAAGCGCAAGGCGATCCTGATGGCGAAGGTGCAGGACGAGGCCGGCCACGGGCTCTACCTCTACTCCGCCGCGCAGACCCTCGGCATCACCCGTGACGAGATGACCGAGCAGCTCATCGAGGGGCGCGCGAAGTACTCGTCGATCTTCAACTACCCGACCCCGTCGTGGGCCGACATGGGCGCGATCGGCTGGCTCGTCGACGGCGCCGCGATCTGCAATCAGGTGCCGCTCTGCCGTGCCTCCTACGGACCTTACGGGCGCGCGATGGTGCGCATCTGCAAGGAGGAGTCGTTCCATCAGCGGCAGGGGTTCGAGATCCTGCTGGCCCTCATGCAGGGCTCGCCCGCGCAGCGCCGGATGGCCCAGGAATCCGTCGACCGCTGGTACTGGCCGAGCCTCATGATGTTCGGCCCGCCCGACGACGAGTCCCCGAACTCCGCGCAGTCGATGGCCTGGAAGATCAAGCGGTTCTCGAACGACGAGCTGCGCCAGCGGTTCATCGGGATGCTGGTGCCCCAGGCCGAGGTGCTGGGCGTGACGCTCCCCGACCCCGAGCTGCGGTGGGACGAAGCTGCGCAGCGCTGGCACACCAGCGAGATCGACTGGACCGAGTTCCACGAGGTGCTGCGCGGCCGCGGGCCGATGAACGCCGAGCGTCTGCGCAACCGTCGCAACGCCCACGAGGACGGCGCGTGGGTGCGTGAAGCGGCGGCGGAGTACGCCCGCAAGGAGGCCGCGCGCGTCGAAGGGAAGGTGGCATGA
- the paaI gene encoding hydroxyphenylacetyl-CoA thioesterase PaaI translates to MTVPTPPSHGADAPRGASGREGSIPGATPPPAVTAPTPSAHPDEGGPGHPDPSTWFAGQRPMLQRDNASAALGMVVERDEPGEAIVSMRVRDDMLNGFAITHGGLVFALADTTFAIACNEDDGVTVAAGADIAFLAPTRVGQTLTAHARRRTLVGRAGLYDVTVTDETGAVVAEFRGRSLATRRPASGAAGE, encoded by the coding sequence ATGACGGTCCCCACGCCTCCGTCGCACGGTGCCGATGCGCCGCGCGGAGCCTCGGGGCGCGAGGGATCGATCCCCGGCGCCACGCCCCCGCCGGCGGTGACCGCGCCGACGCCCAGCGCGCATCCGGACGAAGGCGGGCCCGGGCACCCCGACCCGTCGACCTGGTTCGCGGGCCAACGACCCATGCTCCAGCGCGACAACGCCTCGGCCGCGCTGGGCATGGTCGTCGAGCGCGACGAGCCCGGCGAGGCGATCGTGTCGATGCGCGTGCGGGACGACATGCTCAACGGCTTCGCGATCACGCACGGCGGACTCGTGTTCGCGCTCGCCGACACGACGTTCGCGATCGCCTGCAACGAGGACGACGGGGTGACCGTCGCGGCGGGGGCCGACATCGCCTTCCTCGCGCCGACGCGCGTCGGTCAGACGCTCACCGCCCACGCGCGCCGCCGGACCCTCGTCGGCCGCGCGGGGCTCTACGACGTGACGGTCACCGACGAGACCGGAGCGGTGGTCGCGGAGTTCCGCGGCCGGTCGCTCGCGACCCGCCGCCCTGCGTCCGGCGCCGCCGGGGAGTGA